ACGAGGATATACTGGCGTGGGTGGAAGCGCATCTGATATAGCCAGCATCGACTGAAACGGGAGAAGACTTGTAAAAGGTGAACTAGAAAAACGCGAGGAGATGAAAAATTGGCTGAGAGAGAAAGAAGAGTCATTTCGCTGGTCGGCGGTGGTGGCAAGACAACGACCATGTATGCGCTGGCTGAAATTTTCAGAGAAGAAGGGAAAAAAGTAATTGTGACGACAAGTACACATTTGCAGACCCCGCCAGAAGAAATCCGTGCGTGGAATATTGAAGAAGTGAGAAGTCTCTGGAAATCTGACCAGATTGCGGTCATCGGTACAGATTGTGAAAGTAATAAGAATCTTGCAGCAGGAGATCAGGCAGCAGTAAATCAGATGGAAAATAAGAAATCTGTGAAAAAGATGCGTATGCCAGATGGTTCATTTTTACAGGAAGTTCTGCAGGAAGCGGAGGTTGTACTAATTGAAGCGGATGGAGCAAAGCATCTTCCTTGTAAGGTGCCAATTGAAAAAGAACCGGTCATTATTCCGGAGTGTACAGATGTCATTGCGGTTGTGGGAATGGACGCATTAGGAAAGCCATTAGAAGAAGTCTGCTTTCGAAAAGACCTTGCAGTTCAGTTTTTAAATACGAGTTATAAACATCTGATAGCAGAAGAGGATATTGCAAAAATCCTTTCATCAGTGAAAGGTGCACGAAAAGGCGTGGAAGACCGGAAATATTGTGTCGTTCTGAATAAATGTGACGATGAAATCCGCAAGGAGCGGGCCGAGAAGATCCGCTCCTTGTTAAAAGAAAAGAGCATTGAAAATGTAATGATCACAAATTGTGAAAATCGTCAAAATGAGTTGAAGAAATATTTCTGATAAAATTCTTGAATTATTCCTGCATAACCCGAGCCATATCTTCTGGCAGCGGTGCAGTGAAACTCATATGTTCCCCGGTAATCGGGTGGGTGAATTCCATGTGGTGGGAGTGCAGAGCTTGACGTGTCATGTACTCCATGTCTGGGTTGTA
The sequence above is drawn from the Dorea formicigenerans genome and encodes:
- the yqeC gene encoding selenium cofactor biosynthesis protein YqeC encodes the protein MAERERRVISLVGGGGKTTTMYALAEIFREEGKKVIVTTSTHLQTPPEEIRAWNIEEVRSLWKSDQIAVIGTDCESNKNLAAGDQAAVNQMENKKSVKKMRMPDGSFLQEVLQEAEVVLIEADGAKHLPCKVPIEKEPVIIPECTDVIAVVGMDALGKPLEEVCFRKDLAVQFLNTSYKHLIAEEDIAKILSSVKGARKGVEDRKYCVVLNKCDDEIRKERAEKIRSLLKEKSIENVMITNCENRQNELKKYF